Part of the Desulfohalovibrio reitneri genome is shown below.
GCCACCCCGGCGGACACCTGGTCCAGGACCAGGGAGGAGAGGGAGTCGGCCAGGGCGGAGTCGATCTCCACGCCACGGTTCATGGGGCCGGGGTGCAGCACCCGGCAGTCATCGGCGGCGCGCTCCAGGTGGCGCGGGGCCAGGCCGTAGGTGCGGGCGTACTCGCGCAGGTCGGGCAGCATGCCGGACTGCATGCGCTCCAGCTGCAGCCGCAGGCACATGACGCCGTCCGCGTCGCGGCAGGCCTTGTCCAGGTCGGTGTACACCTCCACCGGCCAGGAGGAGGTGTCGTGCGGCAGCAGGGTGCGCGGGCCGCAGAGGCGGACATTCGCCCCCAGCCGGGTGAGCAGGTTGACGTTGGAGCGGGCCACCCGGGAGTGGGCGATGTCGCCCAAAATGAGGATTGTCTTGCCCTGGAGCGTCCCCCACTCCTGGAAGAGGGTGAAGCCGTCCAGCAGGGCCTGGGTGGGGTGGGCGTGCCAGCCGTCGCCCGCATTGATGACCGAGCACTCCAGCCGCTCGGCCAGGAATTGCGCCGCGCCGCTGGCCCAGTGGCGGATGACGATGGCGTCAGGGCTCATGGCCTGCAGGGTCAGGGCGGTGTCCTTGAGGCTCTCCCCCTTGGTCAGGGAGGAGGAGGACTGGGCCAGGGAGAAGGTGTCGGCGGAGAGCCGCTTGCCCGCCATGTCGAAAGAGGTCTTGGTGCGGGTGGAGGGCTCGGCGAAGAAGAGGACGACGCTGCGGCCGCGCAGCGTGGGAACCTTCTTCACGGGACGCTGGTTGATCTCCTGCAAGGAGAGGGCGGTTTCGAAGACGCGGTGGATCTCCTCAAGGGAGAGCTGGTCCACGTCGAGGAGGTCCTTGTGGGGCCAGGTGGGGGTGTCTTCCCGTGTCATGCGGCGGACCTTGGGCTTGGCGTGAACGAAATCCGGGGGATGGTATTCCGTCGGGGCTTATCGGACAAGGAAAAAATCTCCCTCCACGGGGCGGATGTCCTCGCGACCCAGCCCCAGGGCCTTCCAGCGGGGCAGCATCTCCCCGCGCCAGCCAAGCGCGTCCGAGAGGTGGCGGGCGGGCACCTCCAGGGAGCGGGGTCGGATGCCTTCATGGGCCAGCAGGCGGCGGACATGCAGCCACAGCGCGCGGGAGGCGGC
Proteins encoded:
- a CDS encoding aspartate carbamoyltransferase catalytic subunit, coding for MTREDTPTWPHKDLLDVDQLSLEEIHRVFETALSLQEINQRPVKKVPTLRGRSVVLFFAEPSTRTKTSFDMAGKRLSADTFSLAQSSSSLTKGESLKDTALTLQAMSPDAIVIRHWASGAAQFLAERLECSVINAGDGWHAHPTQALLDGFTLFQEWGTLQGKTILILGDIAHSRVARSNVNLLTRLGANVRLCGPRTLLPHDTSSWPVEVYTDLDKACRDADGVMCLRLQLERMQSGMLPDLREYARTYGLAPRHLERAADDCRVLHPGPMNRGVEIDSALADSLSSLVLDQVSAGVATRMALLFLYLTRTEAS